In Qipengyuania psychrotolerans, one DNA window encodes the following:
- a CDS encoding valine--tRNA ligase, translating into MSTELSKTFDPADIETRWYAHWEENGLFRPERADAEPFTIVNPPPNVTGSLHIGHALDNTLQDIVIRYERLRGKDALWVVGTDHAGIATQMVVERQMEAKQDKRTNYSREDFVKKVWEWKEESGGTITRQLRRLGCSMDWSREQFTMDEHFSSAVLKTFVDLYNDGLIYRDKRLVNWDPKLKTAISDLEVETQDLKGSFWHFKYPLEDGVTLADGRDFIEVATTRPETMLADMAVAVHPTDERYASVVGKHVILPITGRRVPIVADEHADPELGSGAVKITPGHDFNDFDVGKRAGFKAAEMLNMLDGEANVCQTADGLVPDEFIGLHRFKRDGVNGARELVVQRLKEAGFLIPHVTKNKEGEPVEHDAEPRTIATPFGDRGGVVIEPWLTDQWYVDAATLAKAPIEAVKDGTIEIVPKSWEKTFFNWMDNIQPWCVSRQLWWGHRIPAWYDQDGKAYVAMTEEDAQAQAGDGIALTRDEDVLDTWFSSALWPFATLGWPDETGLFNKHYPNNLLISGFDILFFWDARMMMQGMHLTGKAPWPKLYLHGLVRAADGAKMSKSKGNVVDPLGLIDQYGADALRFFMAAMESQGRDIKMDERRVEGYRNFATKLWNATRFCQSNGIGASDSIAAPKANSAVNKWIIGEVVETQETLDKALADLRFDAAANTIYHFVWDRFCDWYIELIKGNFDEETKAVAGWALDQILVMLHPFMPFITEELWFNQGDRANYPLITAKWPDPQAEVDAGSKAEIDWLIALTSAVRTAKNELGINPGAKLEAFCPSPSALGRKVVEENAAAIERLARLTPVHFGEAPSGAAMQVAAGDDAFIVPLEGVIDIDAEKARLSKGLEASAKEAKSLEGRLGNANFVERAKPEAVEKARADLAHHKAEIERLEAALVRLG; encoded by the coding sequence ATGAGCACCGAGCTATCAAAGACATTCGACCCCGCCGATATCGAGACGCGCTGGTACGCGCATTGGGAAGAAAACGGCCTGTTCCGCCCCGAGCGCGCGGACGCAGAGCCGTTCACCATCGTGAACCCTCCGCCGAATGTCACCGGCAGCCTGCATATCGGCCATGCGCTCGACAACACGCTTCAGGACATCGTGATCCGTTACGAACGCCTGCGCGGCAAGGATGCGTTATGGGTGGTTGGCACCGACCACGCAGGTATCGCGACGCAGATGGTGGTCGAGCGCCAGATGGAGGCGAAGCAGGACAAGCGCACGAATTACTCGCGCGAAGACTTTGTAAAGAAAGTCTGGGAATGGAAAGAGGAAAGCGGCGGCACGATCACGCGCCAGCTGCGCCGCCTCGGCTGTTCGATGGACTGGAGCCGCGAGCAGTTCACGATGGACGAGCATTTCTCCAGCGCCGTGCTCAAGACATTTGTCGATCTCTACAATGACGGCCTCATTTACCGCGACAAGCGGCTGGTGAACTGGGACCCCAAGCTCAAGACCGCGATTTCCGACCTTGAGGTTGAGACGCAGGATCTAAAGGGCAGTTTCTGGCACTTCAAATACCCGCTCGAAGACGGGGTGACGCTGGCTGACGGGCGCGATTTTATCGAGGTGGCAACGACCCGTCCCGAAACGATGCTCGCCGACATGGCCGTGGCCGTTCACCCAACGGACGAACGCTATGCCAGCGTCGTGGGCAAGCACGTGATTCTGCCGATCACGGGGCGCCGGGTTCCCATCGTTGCCGACGAGCATGCCGATCCAGAGCTTGGTTCGGGCGCGGTGAAGATCACGCCGGGACACGACTTCAACGATTTCGATGTCGGCAAGCGCGCCGGCTTCAAGGCTGCCGAGATGCTAAACATGCTCGATGGCGAGGCAAATGTCTGCCAGACGGCGGACGGTCTGGTGCCGGATGAATTTATCGGCCTGCACCGCTTCAAGCGAGACGGCGTGAACGGCGCGCGCGAACTGGTGGTCCAGCGCCTCAAGGAAGCTGGCTTCCTCATCCCGCACGTCACCAAGAACAAGGAAGGCGAGCCGGTCGAGCATGACGCCGAGCCGCGCACTATCGCGACGCCCTTCGGCGACCGCGGCGGCGTGGTGATCGAACCGTGGCTGACCGATCAATGGTATGTCGATGCCGCAACGCTGGCCAAGGCTCCGATCGAGGCGGTCAAGGACGGAACGATCGAAATCGTCCCGAAGAGCTGGGAAAAAACCTTTTTCAACTGGATGGACAACATCCAGCCGTGGTGCGTCAGCCGCCAGCTGTGGTGGGGCCACCGAATTCCGGCATGGTACGACCAAGACGGCAAGGCTTATGTCGCCATGACCGAAGAGGATGCTCAGGCGCAGGCTGGCGACGGCATTGCTCTCACCCGCGACGAAGACGTGCTCGACACGTGGTTCTCCTCCGCGCTCTGGCCCTTTGCCACGCTCGGCTGGCCGGACGAAACTGGCCTGTTCAACAAGCATTACCCCAACAACCTGCTGATCAGCGGCTTTGATATCCTGTTCTTCTGGGATGCGCGCATGATGATGCAAGGCATGCACCTGACCGGCAAGGCTCCATGGCCCAAGCTTTACCTTCACGGTCTGGTTCGCGCCGCCGACGGCGCGAAAATGTCCAAGTCCAAGGGCAATGTGGTCGATCCGCTGGGCCTGATCGACCAATACGGCGCGGATGCGCTACGGTTCTTCATGGCGGCGATGGAAAGCCAGGGCCGCGACATCAAGATGGATGAGCGCCGCGTCGAGGGTTACCGCAATTTCGCGACCAAGCTCTGGAATGCGACCCGTTTCTGCCAGTCGAACGGTATCGGTGCGAGCGACAGCATTGCAGCGCCCAAGGCAAACTCTGCGGTCAACAAATGGATCATCGGCGAGGTCGTCGAGACGCAGGAAACGCTCGACAAGGCGCTGGCTGACCTGCGCTTCGATGCTGCGGCAAACACGATCTACCACTTCGTCTGGGACCGGTTCTGCGATTGGTACATCGAACTGATCAAAGGCAATTTCGACGAGGAAACCAAGGCGGTCGCCGGTTGGGCGCTCGACCAGATCCTCGTTATGCTGCACCCGTTCATGCCGTTCATCACGGAAGAACTGTGGTTCAACCAGGGCGACCGCGCGAACTATCCATTGATCACCGCCAAATGGCCGGATCCGCAAGCAGAGGTCGATGCAGGTTCCAAGGCCGAAATCGACTGGCTGATCGCGCTCACCAGTGCAGTTCGCACGGCGAAGAACGAACTCGGCATCAATCCCGGCGCGAAGCTGGAGGCGTTCTGCCCCTCCCCCTCGGCGCTCGGGCGCAAGGTTGTCGAAGAAAACGCCGCTGCGATCGAACGGCTGGCGCGTCTTACTCCGGTGCATTTCGGCGAAGCACCTTCGGGGGCAGCCATGCAGGTCGCTGCGGGCGATGACGCCTTCATCGTACCGCTCGAGGGTGTGATCGACATCGACGCTGAAAAGGCGCGCTTGTCGAAGGGCCTCGAAGCCTCGGCAAAGGAGGCAAAGTCGCTTGAAGGCCGCCTGGGCAATGCGAATTTTGTCGAACGCGCCAAACCCGAAGCTGTCGAAAAGGCGCGCGCAGACCTGGCCCATCACAAGGCAGAAATCGAACGCCTCGAAGCTGCGCTGGTTCGGCTGGGATGA
- a CDS encoding 7-carboxy-7-deazaguanine synthase QueE, with protein MPLVLATDDTGGPEIFASVQGEGPSAGMPVAFMRLSRCNLACVWCDTAYTWHFEGDDRPHRDGATFDRKANQVTLDEADVAERILALGQTRLVITGGEPLLQAPALAKLLGLLPDITVEVETNGTTKAPTPLDIRIDQFNVSPKLAHSDNPADLALIPERLDAYATDPRAWFKFVIAQPSDVDEVIALRDRYRFKPGHVFLMPEGTDSATLWKREKWLAPLCVEHGFRMSDRLHIHLFGDTRGT; from the coding sequence GTGCCGCTAGTCCTCGCAACCGACGACACCGGCGGCCCGGAGATTTTCGCGTCCGTCCAGGGCGAAGGCCCGAGCGCCGGCATGCCGGTCGCCTTCATGCGCCTGTCGCGTTGCAACCTGGCGTGCGTGTGGTGCGACACCGCCTACACCTGGCATTTCGAGGGCGATGACCGCCCGCACCGCGATGGGGCGACCTTTGACCGCAAGGCCAACCAGGTCACGCTGGACGAGGCTGACGTAGCCGAGCGCATCCTCGCGCTAGGGCAAACCCGCCTTGTCATCACGGGAGGGGAGCCGTTGCTGCAGGCCCCGGCCCTCGCCAAGCTCCTTGGCCTTTTGCCGGACATCACGGTGGAGGTCGAAACCAACGGCACCACCAAGGCGCCCACTCCGCTCGATATCAGGATCGACCAGTTCAACGTCAGCCCAAAGCTCGCACATAGCGACAATCCGGCGGACCTGGCGCTCATCCCCGAACGGCTCGATGCCTACGCGACCGATCCGCGCGCATGGTTCAAGTTCGTGATCGCGCAGCCTTCGGACGTGGACGAAGTTATCGCGCTAAGGGATCGCTACCGCTTCAAGCCAGGCCACGTGTTCCTGATGCCCGAAGGCACCGATAGCGCGACGCTTTGGAAACGCGAAAAATGGCTCGCCCCGCTATGCGTCGAGCACGGCTTTCGCATGAGCGACCGGCTCCACATCCACCTCTTCGGCGATACGCGCGGCACCTGA
- a CDS encoding ATP-binding protein: MNDMGSGNFRTFDPAKEDGAEPRQPRGNSLRDRIKRSEQAQQPASGASRSGYVHQPQADAEMQPQAQPNHAPQPAAEPQQSAPVPQQSAPAQPQAEIQPTPAPAPVRAESPAPATKPEAKPERQEQPQQLQAAPGENGAQPIGVVLEISGAGSQVAIDLQRLGECSEDEDPSVAMAGQVGSQIKIRVGNNWLLASVRNQKQDRKAGSILANIDFLGEGVEEKLTGRLHGFRRGVTRYPVPGAMVYPASTADLKQVYASDGRSAVTIGRVYPTKDIRAGLYVDAMLGKHFALLGSTGTGKSTSAALILHRICEAAPEGHIVMVDPHGEYSAAFRQTGVILDVSNLQMPYWIMNFEEHCEVLLTSNGNDRQVDADILARCLLKARQKSRLAEQMGKITVDSPIPYLLSDLSNAIQDAMGKLDKATNSAPYMRIKNKLDELKTDPRYQFMFSGMLVADTMSDFISKIFRMPANGKPISIIDVSGVPSDITSTVVAVLSRLVFDFAIWGREEKTTPILLVCEEAHRYVPSEQNANGNSVGTILSRIAKEGRKYGISLGLITQRPSDLAEGVLSQCGTIISMRLNNDRDQDFVRAAMPEGARGFLDAIPALRNRECIICGEGVAIPIRVSFDNLEEIKRPASEDPSFVELWSQSGGEEDIVQRTVQRWRSQG, encoded by the coding sequence ATGAATGACATGGGCAGCGGAAATTTCCGTACATTCGATCCTGCCAAGGAAGATGGCGCAGAACCACGCCAGCCGCGCGGCAACAGCCTTCGCGACCGTATCAAGCGTTCCGAGCAGGCGCAGCAGCCAGCATCAGGTGCATCGCGCTCAGGCTATGTCCACCAGCCGCAAGCGGACGCAGAGATGCAGCCACAAGCGCAGCCAAACCACGCGCCGCAGCCTGCCGCCGAACCGCAGCAGTCCGCTCCCGTACCCCAGCAGTCGGCACCCGCCCAGCCGCAGGCCGAGATACAGCCAACTCCTGCTCCCGCACCCGTTCGTGCCGAGAGCCCCGCGCCTGCAACCAAGCCCGAAGCAAAGCCCGAACGTCAGGAACAGCCGCAGCAACTGCAGGCCGCTCCAGGCGAGAACGGCGCGCAGCCAATCGGCGTCGTGCTCGAAATTTCGGGCGCTGGTTCGCAGGTTGCGATTGATCTCCAGCGCCTTGGCGAATGCTCCGAGGATGAAGACCCGTCGGTTGCAATGGCCGGACAGGTCGGTTCGCAGATCAAGATCCGCGTTGGCAACAATTGGCTGCTCGCCAGCGTCCGCAATCAGAAGCAGGACCGCAAGGCCGGCAGTATCCTCGCCAACATCGACTTTCTCGGTGAAGGCGTTGAAGAAAAGTTGACCGGCCGCCTCCACGGCTTCCGCCGCGGTGTGACGCGTTACCCGGTTCCCGGCGCAATGGTGTATCCGGCCAGTACCGCCGACCTCAAACAGGTTTACGCCAGCGATGGCCGCAGCGCGGTCACGATCGGCAGGGTTTATCCGACCAAGGACATTCGCGCCGGCCTCTATGTCGACGCCATGCTCGGCAAGCATTTCGCGCTGCTTGGCTCGACCGGTACAGGTAAATCGACAAGCGCGGCCCTGATCCTGCACCGGATTTGCGAAGCTGCGCCGGAAGGTCACATCGTGATGGTCGACCCTCACGGGGAGTACTCGGCCGCGTTCCGCCAGACCGGCGTTATCCTCGATGTCTCGAACCTCCAGATGCCGTACTGGATCATGAACTTCGAAGAACACTGCGAGGTTCTGCTGACCAGCAATGGCAATGACCGCCAGGTCGATGCGGACATTCTGGCCCGCTGTCTGCTCAAGGCTCGGCAGAAGAGCCGTCTGGCCGAACAGATGGGCAAGATCACGGTGGATTCCCCGATCCCCTATCTGCTGTCCGACCTTTCCAACGCCATCCAGGATGCGATGGGCAAGCTCGACAAGGCGACCAATTCAGCGCCTTACATGCGCATCAAGAACAAGCTTGATGAATTGAAGACCGACCCGCGTTACCAGTTCATGTTCTCGGGCATGCTGGTGGCCGACACCATGTCGGATTTCATCTCCAAGATTTTCCGTATGCCGGCAAACGGCAAGCCCATTTCGATCATCGACGTGTCGGGTGTTCCATCCGATATCACCTCGACGGTGGTCGCCGTGCTCAGCCGCCTGGTATTCGACTTCGCAATCTGGGGGCGCGAGGAGAAGACCACGCCGATCCTGCTCGTGTGCGAAGAAGCGCACCGCTATGTGCCGAGCGAGCAAAATGCCAATGGCAATTCGGTCGGGACTATCCTGTCGCGGATCGCCAAGGAAGGCCGTAAATACGGCATCAGCCTGGGCCTCATCACGCAGCGACCGTCCGACCTTGCGGAAGGCGTCCTGTCACAATGCGGTACGATCATTTCAATGCGCCTCAACAACGACCGCGACCAGGACTTCGTCCGTGCGGCGATGCCCGAAGGTGCACGCGGTTTCCTCGACGCCATCCCGGCACTGCGTAACCGCGAGTGCATCATCTGCGGCGAGGGTGTCGCCATTCCGATCCGTGTGAGCTTCGACAACCTCGAAGAGATCAAGCGTCCGGCATCGGAAGATCCCAGCTTTGTGGAGCTGTGGAGCCAGAGCGGCGGCGAAGAAGACATCGTCCAGCGCACCGTCCAGCGCTGGCGCTCGCAAGGCTGA
- a CDS encoding TIGR02186 family protein yields the protein MRVALLLIAALFLMGQRDPVLVPEVSQHEVQVRQGFVGQELLLFGAVLDPTGAAGRDYDIVVVLKGPSEPIRLREKERFIGVWVNAESSDFRSVPSYFAVASSRPITEIVDQKTAAIYEFGTEYIQLSPSGSINPEEERRFAAGLVDLKRRLGLYRENFGGVEIKESVLYQARIELPSNVTTGTYTAETFAVSRGRVIASAVAEVAVRKVGFERFVEDSANDWGLAYGLIAVMLSVGMGWGAGRLFARL from the coding sequence ATGAGGGTGGCTCTCCTCCTGATTGCGGCCCTGTTCCTGATGGGGCAGCGGGATCCGGTGCTCGTTCCGGAGGTCTCGCAGCACGAAGTCCAGGTCCGGCAGGGGTTTGTCGGGCAGGAATTGCTGTTGTTCGGGGCGGTCCTCGATCCCACAGGTGCGGCGGGGCGCGATTACGATATCGTGGTGGTCCTGAAGGGGCCGAGCGAACCCATCCGCCTGCGCGAGAAAGAGCGCTTCATCGGCGTCTGGGTCAATGCCGAAAGTAGCGATTTTCGTTCGGTGCCCAGCTACTTCGCGGTCGCATCCTCGCGCCCGATTACCGAAATTGTCGATCAGAAAACTGCTGCGATCTACGAGTTCGGCACGGAGTACATCCAGCTTTCGCCCAGCGGCTCCATCAACCCCGAAGAAGAGCGCCGCTTTGCAGCCGGTCTGGTCGATCTCAAACGCCGCCTCGGCCTCTACCGCGAAAATTTCGGCGGGGTGGAGATCAAGGAAAGCGTTCTTTACCAGGCGCGCATCGAGCTGCCGTCGAATGTGACAACCGGCACCTATACAGCCGAAACATTTGCCGTGAGCAGAGGGCGGGTCATTGCCTCTGCCGTCGCGGAAGTGGCGGTGCGCAAGGTCGGCTTTGAACGCTTTGTCGAAGACAGCGCCAATGATTGGGGCCTTGCTTACGGGCTGATCGCGGTCATGCTTTCCGTCGGCATGGGCTGGGGCGCAGGCCGCCTCTTCGCCCGCCTCTAA
- a CDS encoding sulfite exporter TauE/SafE family protein, producing MDVYLPIANLSVDGLFIVALGVLTGVLSGLFGVGGGFLTTPLLIFYGIPPTVAAASASTQVTGASVSGVVAYSKRRGVDYRMGAVMIGGGIIGSGIGALLFNFFRAIGQIDVVINALYVVLLGSIGLLMAKESIQTLRGSSGTQVARRRHHPLVASLPFRWRFYGSGLYISPLAPLIVGVLVGILTMLMGVGGGFILVPAMLYILGMSSNVVVGTSLFNILFVTIATTIMHSLTTKAVDIVLVALLLLGSVSGAQIGSQFAVKAKPEILRLVLAAIVLAVAFRMFLGLFYRPDEIYTVYPL from the coding sequence ATGGATGTCTATCTCCCCATCGCGAACTTGTCAGTGGACGGCCTGTTCATTGTCGCGCTGGGCGTGCTTACCGGCGTCCTTTCCGGTCTGTTTGGCGTAGGGGGAGGCTTCCTGACCACGCCGCTGCTGATCTTCTATGGAATCCCGCCAACCGTAGCTGCTGCATCGGCTTCGACCCAGGTGACTGGCGCAAGTGTCTCGGGCGTGGTGGCCTATTCGAAACGGCGCGGGGTCGATTACCGCATGGGCGCGGTCATGATTGGCGGCGGGATAATCGGTTCGGGCATCGGTGCCCTCCTGTTCAATTTTTTCCGCGCGATCGGCCAGATCGATGTGGTTATCAACGCGCTTTATGTTGTGCTGCTAGGATCAATCGGTCTGCTGATGGCCAAGGAATCCATCCAGACCTTGCGGGGAAGCAGCGGGACACAGGTTGCACGGCGGCGGCATCACCCGCTGGTTGCCAGCCTGCCATTTCGGTGGCGGTTTTATGGTTCCGGCCTGTATATCTCCCCCCTCGCGCCGCTGATTGTCGGCGTGCTGGTCGGCATTCTTACCATGCTGATGGGCGTGGGCGGCGGGTTCATCCTGGTGCCGGCCATGCTCTACATTTTAGGGATGAGTTCGAACGTGGTCGTGGGTACCAGCCTGTTCAACATCCTGTTTGTGACCATTGCGACCACGATCATGCATTCACTGACCACCAAGGCGGTCGACATCGTGCTGGTGGCGCTGTTGCTGCTCGGATCGGTGTCCGGCGCGCAGATAGGTTCCCAATTCGCCGTGAAAGCGAAACCGGAAATCCTGCGGCTCGTGCTTGCCGCAATTGTTCTGGCGGTGGCGTTCCGGATGTTCCTCGGCCTGTTCTACCGGCCGGATGAAATCTACACGGTGTATCCGCTATGA
- a CDS encoding glycosyl transferase family protein translates to MPVAQFTFAEWLALLQHELLLLAAVFFAIGLLDELAVDASYAWLRITGRAETPRIQDDGRADQLMSGMAAVFIPAWEEDAVIGPTLAHALRSWVLDELRIYVGCYRNDAPTIASVAAIARDDDRVRIVIVGEDGPTSKAHCLNRLYRALREDEDRSQTKAHMVVLHDAEDMVDPAALALLDREIWEKDFVQLPVMALPPSHSNWIAGHYSDEFAESHAKSMVVRDALGCSVPGAGVGSAIARPMLSRLAAAHGGEPFARHSLTEDYELGQRIGALGGRGCFLRVRTAEGRLVATRSYFPSDIRSAVRQKTRWTHGIALQGWDRLGWHGKFADRWMTLRDRRGPLAAILLAVAYALVLSAVFSHILVEFGAIAPLKPSPLLQYLLVFTFAGLVWRCLMRAAFTAREYGFFQGVIAIPRILVSNIIAIMSGRRAIAAYWRTLRGAPVVWDKTDHRDHPALALEPQVAG, encoded by the coding sequence TTGCCGGTCGCACAATTCACGTTTGCCGAGTGGCTTGCGCTGCTCCAGCACGAGCTGTTGCTGCTCGCTGCGGTATTTTTCGCCATCGGGCTGCTGGACGAACTGGCCGTCGATGCCAGTTATGCCTGGCTTCGGATAACCGGCAGGGCCGAAACTCCCAGAATTCAGGATGATGGACGCGCCGATCAGCTGATGTCAGGAATGGCAGCGGTTTTCATCCCGGCCTGGGAGGAAGACGCCGTCATCGGTCCCACGCTGGCCCATGCGCTGAGGTCCTGGGTTTTAGACGAATTGCGCATCTATGTGGGCTGCTATCGCAACGATGCGCCCACCATCGCTTCTGTCGCCGCAATCGCGCGCGATGATGATCGGGTCAGGATTGTCATCGTCGGCGAAGATGGGCCGACCAGCAAGGCGCATTGCCTGAACCGGCTTTACCGGGCGCTTCGCGAAGACGAAGACCGCTCCCAGACCAAGGCGCACATGGTCGTGCTGCATGATGCCGAAGACATGGTCGATCCTGCCGCTCTGGCGCTTCTCGACCGCGAGATCTGGGAGAAGGATTTCGTCCAGCTCCCCGTCATGGCCTTGCCGCCATCGCATTCGAACTGGATTGCGGGTCACTATTCGGACGAGTTTGCCGAATCCCACGCGAAATCGATGGTGGTACGCGATGCCCTGGGCTGCTCCGTACCCGGCGCGGGTGTCGGCTCCGCGATAGCGCGCCCGATGCTGAGCCGGCTGGCAGCTGCGCACGGCGGGGAGCCATTTGCGCGGCACTCGCTGACCGAGGATTACGAATTGGGACAACGGATCGGCGCGCTAGGCGGACGCGGGTGTTTCCTGCGCGTTCGCACGGCTGAAGGACGTTTGGTCGCGACGCGTTCCTATTTCCCTTCGGACATTCGATCTGCCGTGCGACAGAAAACCCGTTGGACCCACGGCATCGCCCTGCAGGGGTGGGACAGGCTTGGCTGGCATGGTAAATTCGCGGATCGCTGGATGACACTGCGGGACAGGCGCGGGCCACTGGCAGCCATTCTCTTGGCGGTCGCCTATGCCCTCGTCTTGTCGGCGGTGTTCTCGCACATCCTGGTGGAGTTCGGGGCGATCGCTCCGCTTAAACCGTCGCCATTGCTGCAGTATTTGCTGGTATTCACTTTTGCCGGCCTGGTGTGGCGCTGCCTGATGCGCGCTGCTTTCACGGCACGAGAGTACGGCTTCTTCCAGGGCGTGATCGCAATCCCCCGAATACTGGTGTCGAATATCATCGCGATCATGAGCGGCCGCCGGGCGATTGCCGCCTACTGGCGCACCCTGCGCGGAGCACCTGTAGTCTGGGATAAGACCGACCACCGTGATCATCCCGCGCTGGCGCTTGAACCACAGGTGGCAGGATGA
- the nhaA gene encoding Na+/H+ antiporter NhaA, with translation MLYEREHLDMNNRPSPIRLVFAPVRALFVSDASAGILLILVAIAAMLAANSVFADDYHHLFHGELFSADIFKLNTLHLWINDGLMAIFFFVVGLEVKREWIEGQLSDNDQRKMPILAAAAGMIVPAAVYLFFVNAEGADGLTRGWAIPAATDIAFAMGVLGLLGSRVPASLRLFLLTVAIVDDIGAVLVIALFYTANLKIVWLVAAAAVTAAMFAMNKAKVSAYTPFVLMAVVLWFLVLNSGVHATIAGVVAALAIPMRGKDDDTMLEHLEHNLAPWSAYLIVPVFGFANAGVEIGELGMAGVFAPLPLAIAAGLFFGKQVGILSAIWVADRLGFAPRPSGASWTEIWGVSILCGIGFTMSLFISGLAFAGNALLIEEAKIGILMGSFISAVVGYTILRMTTDHPDDEKSPYLNEDAA, from the coding sequence ATGCTTTACGAAAGAGAGCACCTCGATATGAATAACCGGCCATCCCCGATCCGCCTTGTCTTTGCCCCCGTGCGTGCGCTCTTTGTGAGCGATGCCTCTGCGGGCATCCTGCTCATCCTCGTGGCGATTGCCGCGATGCTTGCAGCCAATTCGGTATTTGCCGACGATTACCATCATCTTTTTCACGGCGAGCTGTTCAGCGCTGATATTTTCAAACTGAATACGCTGCACCTGTGGATCAACGATGGTTTGATGGCGATCTTCTTCTTCGTGGTCGGGCTGGAAGTGAAGCGCGAATGGATCGAGGGGCAGCTGTCCGACAATGACCAGCGCAAAATGCCGATCCTCGCGGCGGCAGCCGGGATGATCGTGCCTGCTGCGGTCTACCTGTTTTTCGTCAATGCCGAAGGCGCAGATGGCCTGACGCGCGGCTGGGCAATTCCGGCCGCGACCGACATCGCCTTTGCCATGGGCGTGCTGGGCTTGCTTGGCAGCCGTGTGCCAGCATCGCTGCGCCTCTTCCTGCTGACCGTGGCCATTGTCGACGATATCGGTGCGGTCCTGGTCATCGCCCTGTTCTATACCGCCAACCTCAAAATCGTGTGGCTAGTGGCCGCAGCTGCAGTGACCGCAGCGATGTTCGCCATGAACAAGGCGAAAGTATCCGCTTACACGCCGTTCGTGCTGATGGCCGTAGTCCTTTGGTTCCTGGTCCTGAATTCAGGCGTTCACGCCACCATTGCCGGCGTTGTAGCAGCTCTCGCAATCCCGATGCGCGGCAAGGACGATGATACGATGCTCGAGCATCTCGAGCATAATCTCGCGCCGTGGAGCGCCTATCTCATCGTTCCGGTATTCGGCTTTGCCAATGCCGGCGTGGAAATCGGCGAACTGGGAATGGCGGGCGTCTTCGCCCCGCTGCCGCTGGCAATCGCGGCTGGCCTGTTCTTCGGCAAGCAGGTCGGCATTCTGTCGGCAATCTGGGTCGCCGACCGCCTTGGCTTCGCGCCGCGGCCAAGCGGTGCGTCCTGGACAGAAATCTGGGGCGTTTCGATCCTTTGCGGGATCGGCTTCACCATGTCGCTGTTCATCTCCGGCCTCGCCTTTGCAGGCAATGCGCTGCTGATCGAGGAAGCCAAGATCGGCATCCTGATGGGTTCGTTCATATCAGCAGTGGTCGGTTATACGATCCTGCGCATGACGACCGATCATCCCGATGACGAGAAGTCACCTTATCTCAATGAGGATG